A DNA window from Brassica napus cultivar Da-Ae chromosome C1, Da-Ae, whole genome shotgun sequence contains the following coding sequences:
- the LOC106433403 gene encoding CASP-like protein 5C1, producing MEVVRTASVGTSSSIGLRLGQVLFSSASLLFMCFNDDDDFYAYTAFCYLVTVMGLVTPWSVTLALLEAYSIIVQRLPLQATVLSVIVSGDLVLSFLSLGGACSTASVTVILIGAGEKHCDRYKLSATMAFLSSFLSFASTFFNFRLLPSLFSS from the exons ATGGAAGTGGTCAGAACGGCGTCGGTTGGAACAAGCTCAAGCATTGGTCTACGTCTTGGACAGGTTCTGTTCTCTTCTGCCTCACTTCTTTTCATGTGCTTCAACGATGACGACGACTTCTACGCTTACACTGCCttctg CTATTTAGTTACAGTGATGGGTTTAGTGACACCATGGAGCGTTACGTTAGCCCTACTTGAAGCGTACTCCATCATCGTTCAAAGACTTCCTCTGCAAGCAACAGTTTTATCTGTCATCGTCTCTGGAGACTTG GTTTTGTCGTTTTTATCGCTGGGAGGTGCATGCTCAACGGCGAGCGTGACCGTAATTTTGATTGGTGCTGGAGAGAAGCATTGTGATCGGTACAAGTTATCGGCGACAATGGCGTTCTTGTCTTCGTTTCTTTCCTTTGCTTCCACTTTCTTTAACTTTCGTCTTCTCCCTTCTCTATTTTCTAGTTAG
- the LOC106441099 gene encoding thioredoxin-like protein HCF164, chloroplastic, translating into MAARLVFSLSLPSSTQGINRKFQPFLLTQTVAPSRVRALRCQATPESSEPQEKLVVDNGSTSETSPATKEASSGFPESPNRDVNRRVAVASVVAALALFLSTRLDFGISLKDLTASALPYEEALSNGKPTVVEFYADWCEVCRELAPDVYKIEQQYKDKVNFVMLNVDNTKWEQELDEFGVEGIPHFAFLDRQGNEEGNVVGRLPRQYLVENVNALAAGKQSIPHARAVGQYSSAEARKVHQVTDPLSHG; encoded by the exons ATGGCAGCTCGCTTAGTGTTTTCGTTAAGCCTTCCATCATCTACTCAAGGAATCAACCGAAAGTTTCAACCTTTTCTCCTAACTCAAACAGTAGCTCCTTCTCGAGTTCGTGCTCTTCGTTGCCAAGCAACGCCAGAATCTTCCGAACCCCAG GAGAAATTGGTGGTGGATAATGGCTCAACTAGTGAAACTTCACCTGCGACGAAAGAAGCTTCTTCTGGGTTTCCTGAATCACCAAACAGGGATGTTAATAGAAGAGTCGCTGTTGCTTCTGTTGTTGCGGCTTTGGCCTTGTTTCTATCGACAAGGCTTGATTTTGGGATCTCCTTGAAGGATTTAACCGCTTCAGCGTTGCCTTACGAGGAG gcTTTGTCGAATGGGAAGCCGACAGTGGTTGAGTTCTATGCTGATTGGTGTGAGGTTTGTCGTGAACTTGCCCCTGATGTTTACAAAATCGAGCAGCAATACAA GGACAAGGTTAACTTTGTGATGCTAAATGTGGACAACACGAAATGGGAGCAAGAGCTGGACGAGTTTGGTGTTGAAGGCATTCCTCATTTTGCATTCCTCGATAGACAAGGCAACGAGGAAGGTAATGTGGTGGGAAGGCTCCCGAGACAGTATCTAGTTGAGAATGTCAACGCCCTTGCAGCCGGGAAGCAATCAATTCCGCATGCTCGAGCTGTGGGACAGTACAGTAGCGCCGAGGCCCGTAAGGTGCATCAGGTCACTGATCCCTTAAGCCatggatag
- the LOC106441267 gene encoding pentatricopeptide repeat-containing protein At4g37170-like → MNQTIARKLSTFVTMSSSYASMKRFPEKKFFNSNQEGVSVVERLCKGKRFSEAIDVLCEQRQLIEAVQLLSRAKKPPPASTYCNLIQICTQRRAIEEGKKVHRHIIASGFVPGVVICNRLMRMYAKCGSLVDARKVFDEMRQRDVCSWNVMVNGYEEAGLVEEARKVFDEMPERDSYSWTAMVNGYGKRDQPEEALRMYSLMQKERDSKANVFTVSSAVSAAAEIACIRRGREIHGHLVRAGLDSDEVLWSSLMDMYGKCGYIDEARRIFDKIVVKDVVSWTSMIDRYFKSRRWREGFSLFSELIGSNARPNEYTFAGVLNACTDLTTEEVGKQVHGYMTRVGYDPYSFASSSLVDLYTKCGNMESAKRVVDGCDKPDLFSWTSLIGGYAQNGEPEKALKYFDLLLESGTKPDHITFVNVLSACTHAGLVEKGLEYFHSITEKHGMSHTDDHYTCLVDLLARSGRFEEVKDVISEMPMKPSKFLWASVLGGCSTHGNVDLAEEAARELFEIEPENPATYVTMANIYAAAGKWEEEGRMRKRMNQTGITKTPGSSWTEVKRKHHVFIAGDTSHPMHEQIVEYLGELREKMKEEGYVPATSLVLHDVEDEQKEENLVYHSEKLAVAFAILSTPEGTGVKVFKNLRSCVDCHSAIKFISKITKRKITVRDSARFHCFENGQCSCRDYW, encoded by the coding sequence ATGAATCAAACGATTGCGAGAAAGTTAAGTACTTTTGTGACTATGTCATCTTCTTACGCCTCAATGAAGCGATTCCCCGAGAAGAAGTTCTTCAATTCGAATCAAGAAGGCGTTAGTGTCGTCGAGCGATTATGTAAAGGTAAGAGATTTAGTGAAGCAATTGATGTTCTCTGCGAGCAGAGGCAATTGATCGAAGCTGTTCAGCTTCTGAGTCGAGCAAAGAAACCACCGCCTGCTTCTACTTACTGCAACCTAATCCAAATCTGCACACAAAGACGCGCCATTGAAGAAGGTAAGAAAGTGCATCGACACATTATAGCCTCTGGGTTTGTTCCCGGCGTCGTTATATGTAACCGCCTGATGAGAATGTACGCGAAATGCGGGAGCTTGGTTGACGCGCGGAaggtgttcgacgaaatgcGGCAGAGAGATGTTTGTTCGTGGAACGTGATGGTGAACGGTTACGAGGAGGCTGGGCTGGTCGAGGAAGCCaggaaggtgttcgatgaaatgcctgagagagATAGCTATTCGTGGACGGCTATGGTTAATGGGTATGGTAAGAGAGATCAGCCTGAAGAGGCGTTGAGGATGTATAGCCTGATGCAGAAGGAACGGGATTCGAAAGCTAATGTTTTCACTGTTTCGAGCGCGGTGTCTGCCGCTGCTGAGATTGCTTGTATCCGTAGAGGGAGGGAGATTCATGGGCATTTGGTTCGAGCTGGTTTGGATTCGGATGAGGTTCTTTGGAGTTCTTTGATGGATATGTATGGAAAATGTGGTTATATCGACGAAGCGAGACGCATCTTTGATAAGATAGTTGTCAAAGATGTCGTCTCGTGGACGTCGATGATAGATAGATACTTCAAGTCTCGTAGATGGCGCGAAGGGTTCTCTTTGTTCTCTGAGTTGATAGGTTCTAATGCACGGCCTAATGAGTACACTTTTGCTGGAGTTTTGAACGCTTGCACTGATCTCACTACAGAGGAAGTTGGGAAGCAGGTTCATGGATACATGACGAGAGTCGGGTATGATCCTTACTCCTTTGCGTCGAGCTCTCTTGTGGATTTGTATACAAAATGTGGAAACATGGAGAGCGCGAAACGCGTTGTTGATGGATGTGATAAACCTGATTTGTTTTCTTGGACTTCTTTGATCGGCGGGTATGCGCAGAACGGGGAGCCTGAGAAGGCGTTAAAGTACTTCGACTTGCTTCTTGAATCTGGAACCAAACCTGATCACATTACCTTTGTGAACGTCCTCTCCGCTTGTACTCATGCAGGGCTGGTCGAGAAGGGACTCGAGTACTTCCATTCGATAACAGAGAAGCACGGGATGTCTCATACAGATGATCACTACACTTGTCTTGTTGATCTGTTAGCTCGGTCCGGAAGATTCGAGGAGGTGAAAGACGTCATCAGCGAAATGCCGATGAAACCGAGTAAGTTTCTATGGGCCTCTGTGCTCGGCGGGTGCAGCACTCACGGGAACGTTGATCTAGCGGAGGAAGCGGCTCGAGAGCTGTTCGAGATAGAACCGGAGAATCCAGCTACTTATGTCACAATGGCTAACATCTATGCAGCGGCAGGGAAATGGGAGGAAGAAGGGAGAATGAGAAAGAGAATGAACCAAACCGGAATCACCAAAACGCCCGGTTCGAGCTGGACCGAGGTAAAACGTAAGCATCACGTGTTTATAGCGGGGGATACTTCGCATCCAATGCATGAACAAATAGTTGAGTACTTGGGCGAGCTGAGggagaagatgaaagaagaaGGGTACGTTCCGGCTACGAGTCTTGTGTTGCACGACGTAGAAGATGAGCAGAAGGAAGAGAATCTTGTGTACCATAGCGAGAAGCTCGCTGTTGCGTTTGCGATTCTGTCGACGCCAGAAGGAACGGGGGTTAAGGTGTTCAAGAACTTGAGGTCTTGTGTTGATTGTCACAGTGCTATTAAGTTTATATCGAAGATTACGAAGAGGAAGATAACGGTTAGAGACTCTGCTCGGTTTCATTGCTTTGAAAATGGACAATGTTCTTGTAGAGACTATTGGTAA
- the BNAC01G01990D gene encoding uncharacterized protein BNAC01G01990D: MGICSSTESTQVATAKLILQDGRMMEFTKPVKVGYVLLKNPMCFICNSDDMEFDEALSAISADEELQLGQIYFALPLRYLRQPLQAEEMAALASKANSALMRSGGGGGGGSCRRRRVDPIVAGDKYRVRVASCDDTVGSGFGRRKGRNADGGGGGGGGSTSSRRRRECYAAELSVIEE; encoded by the coding sequence ATGGGTATATGCAGTTCGACCGAGTCGACTCAAGTGGCGACGGCGAAGCTGATCTTGCAAGACGGGAGGATGATGGAGTTCACGAAACCCGTGAAAGTCGGATACGTTTTGCTTAAGAACCCCATGTGTTTTATCTGTAACTCGGACGATATGGAGTTCGACGAGGCCCTCTCCGCTATTAGCGCCGACGAAGAGCTTCAGCTAGGGCAGATATACTTCGCTCTTCCTCTTCGCTATCTTCGTCAGCCACTTCAAGCGGAGGAGATGGCTGCATTGGCCTCTAAAGCTAACTCTGCGCTCATGCGAAGtggtggtggcggtggtggAGGAAGCTGTCGCCGGAGACGTGTGGATCCTATTGTTGCGGGTGATAAATATCGCGTTAGAGTTGCCTCCTGTGATGATACGGTGGGTTCAGGCTTCGGAAGGAGGAAGGGGAGAAACGCtgacggtggtggtggtggtggtggtggtagcACTAGTAGTCGCCGGAGGAGAGAATGTTACGCGGCGGAGTTGAGTGTTATAGAAGAGTGA
- the LOC125580517 gene encoding NASP-related protein sim3-like isoform X2, translating into MVEEKAPASASELEQTLESEKTLEFADELAEKGSLFLKESDFAEAVDCFSRALEIRVEHFGELASECVKAYYRYGSALLGKAQAEADPLGNNMPKKESEAQQESSGKDIANGEESVVSSDYPEKQESSSGGHEGSDGKEDGEDCQEDDVSDTDADEDESDLDTAWKMLDIARAITDKHSTDTMEKVDILSALAEISLEREDIESSLSDYKKALSILERLVEPDSRHIAELNFRICICLETGCQTKEAIPYCQKAVLICKARMERLSNEVKCPSGSATSSTVSEKEAEIRTLSGLAEDLEKKLEDLKQQADNPKQLLAELMAMASANKASASDKAVATAAGVMSSSRMGTANTGKDLESPTGSGVGGASSGVTHLGVVGRGVKRVLLNAESSPLKKQAPESSDKADV; encoded by the exons ATGGTTGAAGAAAAAGCACCAGCTTCGGCTTCGGAACTCGAGCAAACCCTAG AGAGTGAGAAGACGCTTGAGTTCGCAGACGAGCTGGCCGAGAAAGGCTCACTCTTTTTGAAAGAGAGTGACTTTGCTGAAGCTGTCGATTGTTTCAGCCGTGCCCTCGAGATCAG GGTTGAACATTTTGGTGAGCTTGCGTCTGAGTGCGTTAAGGCTTATTACAGATATGGATCTGCTCTTCTGGGGAAGGCTCAGGCTGAAGCTGACCCGCTTGGTAACAACATGCCTAAGAAAGAATCTGAAGCTCAGCAAGAGTCTAGTGGTAAGGATATTGCAAACGGTGAGGAGTCTGTTGTGTCTAGTGACTACCCAGAGAAGCAAGAGAGCTCAAGTGGTGGCCATGAAG GTTCTGATGGTAAAGAGGATGGTGAAGATTGTCAAGAGGATGACGTATCTGACACCGATGCTGATGAGGATGAGTCTGATTTGGATACGGCATGGAAAATGCTGGACATCGCAAGGGCTATTACTGACAAACACTCAACTGACACAATGGAGAAAGTGGATATTCTCTCTGCCCTTGCTGAAATCTCCCTCGAGAGAG AGGACATTGAGTCTTCCTTGAGTGACTACAAGAAAGCTCTGTCCATCTTAGAGCGATTGGTTGAACCAGACAGTCGACACATAGCCGAACT AAACTTCCGCATATGCATCTGTCTAGAGACTGGATGTCAAACTAAGGAAGCAATACCTTACTGTCAGAAGGCTGTGTTAATCTGCAAAGCTCGGATGGAGAGGCTCAGTAATGAGGTCAAGTGTCCATCTGGATCAGCAACTTCCTCAACTGTCTCTGAGAAAGAAGCTGAGATCAGAACCTTATCTGGTCTCGCAGAGGATCTAGAAAAGAAG CTTGAGGATTTGAAACAACAAGCAGATAACCCAAAGCAACTTCTTGCTGAGCTAATGGCCATGGCATCAGCTAATAAGGCAAGTGCTAGTGACAAGGCTGTTGCTACTGCTGCCGGTGTAATGAGCTCTTCTCGGATGGGAACTGCGAACACTGGGAAGGACTTAGAGTCGCCTACAGGTTCAGGAGTGGGAGGGGCATCATCAGGTGTTACTCATTTGGGTGTTGTTGGAAGAGGAGTGAAGCGAGTTTTGTTGAATGCAGAATCAAGTCCATTGAAGAAACAAGCTCCTGAGTCTTCTGACAAAGCTGATGTGTAA
- the LOC125580516 gene encoding uncharacterized protein LOC125580516, translating to MRREIVTIQVGEFANFIGSHFWNFQDELLALASDPESDPIFPNHNLDMDVLYRSGENQQGVSTYTPRLLSVNFEVATRWRPSSVILPFLESRLGNLERLGIQRGAMGSYVARKWGFGEEELQDMRENLSNMVSKLSPHHSSDSDSD from the exons ATGAGAAGAGAAATCGTGACGATTCAAGTTGGAGAGTTCGCAAACTTCATCGGTTCTCATTTCTGGAACTTCCAG GATGAATTGCTTGCATTGGCGAGTGACCCCGAAAGCGATCCAATCTTCCCAAACCATAATCTTGACATGGACGTCCTCTACCGCTCCGGTGAGAACCAGCAGGGAGTTTCTACATACACTCCTCGTCTGCTTTCAGTCAACTTCGAAg TAGCTACAAGATGGAGACCCTCGAGCGTGATTTTGCCGTTCTTGGAGAGTAGATTGGGGAATCTGGAGAGGCTTGGGATCCAAAGGGGAGCCATGGGATCATATGTGGCAAGGAAGTGGGGATTTGGGGAAGAAGAGCTTCAGGATATGAGGGAGAATCTGTCAAACATGGTATCTAAGCTGAGTCCTCATCACTCTTCGGATTCAGATTCAGATTAG
- the LOC125580517 gene encoding NASP-related protein sim3-like isoform X1, giving the protein MVEEKAPASASELEQTLDPNQTSIESVGTESTCNNAAESEKTLEFADELAEKGSLFLKESDFAEAVDCFSRALEIRVEHFGELASECVKAYYRYGSALLGKAQAEADPLGNNMPKKESEAQQESSGKDIANGEESVVSSDYPEKQESSSGGHEGSDGKEDGEDCQEDDVSDTDADEDESDLDTAWKMLDIARAITDKHSTDTMEKVDILSALAEISLEREDIESSLSDYKKALSILERLVEPDSRHIAELNFRICICLETGCQTKEAIPYCQKAVLICKARMERLSNEVKCPSGSATSSTVSEKEAEIRTLSGLAEDLEKKLEDLKQQADNPKQLLAELMAMASANKASASDKAVATAAGVMSSSRMGTANTGKDLESPTGSGVGGASSGVTHLGVVGRGVKRVLLNAESSPLKKQAPESSDKADV; this is encoded by the exons ATGGTTGAAGAAAAAGCACCAGCTTCGGCTTCGGAACTCGAGCAAACCCTAGATCCTAACCAAACCTCGATCGAATCTGTAGGCACTGAATCCACCTGCAACAACGCGGCAGAGAGTGAGAAGACGCTTGAGTTCGCAGACGAGCTGGCCGAGAAAGGCTCACTCTTTTTGAAAGAGAGTGACTTTGCTGAAGCTGTCGATTGTTTCAGCCGTGCCCTCGAGATCAG GGTTGAACATTTTGGTGAGCTTGCGTCTGAGTGCGTTAAGGCTTATTACAGATATGGATCTGCTCTTCTGGGGAAGGCTCAGGCTGAAGCTGACCCGCTTGGTAACAACATGCCTAAGAAAGAATCTGAAGCTCAGCAAGAGTCTAGTGGTAAGGATATTGCAAACGGTGAGGAGTCTGTTGTGTCTAGTGACTACCCAGAGAAGCAAGAGAGCTCAAGTGGTGGCCATGAAG GTTCTGATGGTAAAGAGGATGGTGAAGATTGTCAAGAGGATGACGTATCTGACACCGATGCTGATGAGGATGAGTCTGATTTGGATACGGCATGGAAAATGCTGGACATCGCAAGGGCTATTACTGACAAACACTCAACTGACACAATGGAGAAAGTGGATATTCTCTCTGCCCTTGCTGAAATCTCCCTCGAGAGAG AGGACATTGAGTCTTCCTTGAGTGACTACAAGAAAGCTCTGTCCATCTTAGAGCGATTGGTTGAACCAGACAGTCGACACATAGCCGAACT AAACTTCCGCATATGCATCTGTCTAGAGACTGGATGTCAAACTAAGGAAGCAATACCTTACTGTCAGAAGGCTGTGTTAATCTGCAAAGCTCGGATGGAGAGGCTCAGTAATGAGGTCAAGTGTCCATCTGGATCAGCAACTTCCTCAACTGTCTCTGAGAAAGAAGCTGAGATCAGAACCTTATCTGGTCTCGCAGAGGATCTAGAAAAGAAG CTTGAGGATTTGAAACAACAAGCAGATAACCCAAAGCAACTTCTTGCTGAGCTAATGGCCATGGCATCAGCTAATAAGGCAAGTGCTAGTGACAAGGCTGTTGCTACTGCTGCCGGTGTAATGAGCTCTTCTCGGATGGGAACTGCGAACACTGGGAAGGACTTAGAGTCGCCTACAGGTTCAGGAGTGGGAGGGGCATCATCAGGTGTTACTCATTTGGGTGTTGTTGGAAGAGGAGTGAAGCGAGTTTTGTTGAATGCAGAATCAAGTCCATTGAAGAAACAAGCTCCTGAGTCTTCTGACAAAGCTGATGTGTAA
- the LOC106441182 gene encoding transcription factor HHO5-like, which translates to MVQTGTDKMGLNLNLSMYSLAKPLSQFLDEVSRIKDYDSKLSEIDGYVGKLEEERKKIDVFKRELPLCMLLLNEAIETLKEEASSSVVMASDGKLDVGEGAKVESDNKKNWMSSAQLWISNPNSQLQSTNEKEDRSVTHKPIQGGAFTSFNLPPAPLSLRTPTSEILMDYNHQFSKPMQSLHSQKKEQRRRWSQELHRKFVDALHSLGGSQVATPKQIRDMMKVDGLTNDEVKSHLQKYRMHIRKHPAKTLSSSDQPVVLDKETQSLISLTRSDSPQSPLIDGGLFSNNGHSSEEAEDEEKSDGRSWRSVSNKKKQGLDLEL; encoded by the exons aTGGTTCAGACAGGTACAGATAAGATGGGTCTTAATTTGAATCTGTCCATGTACTCTCTAGCAAAACCCTTGTCTCAATTTCTCGACGAAGTGTCGAGGATCAAAGATTATGATTCGAAGCTGTCTGAAATCGATGGGTATGTCGGAAAATTAGAGGAAGAGAGGAAAAAGATCGATGTTTTTAAACGGGAACTACCTCTATGCATGCTCCTATTGAACGAAG CGATTGAGACGTTAAAGGAAGAGGCTTCATCATCAGTGGTGATGGCATCAGATGGTAAATTAGATGTGGGTGAAGGGGCAAAAGTGGAAAGTGATAATAAGAAGAACTGGATGAGCTCTGCCCAGTTATGGATCTCCAACCCTAACTCCCAATTGCAAtcg ACAAACGAAAAAGAAGATCGGTCTGTGACTCATAAGCCTATTCAGGGAGGGGCATTTACGTCATTTAACCTTCCTCCAGCTCCTCTGTCTCTCAGGACTCCAACATCAGAGATACTTATGGATTATAATCATCAGTTCAGCAAACCTATGCAGAGCCTTCACAGTCAGAAGAAAGAGCAGAGAAGGAGATGGTCACAGGAGCTTCACCGTAAGTTCGTTGATGCTCTTCATAGCCTTGGAGGGTCACAAG TGGCAACACCAAAGCAGATTAGAGATAtgatgaaggttgatggtttaACCAATGATGAAGTCAAGAGCCATTTACAA AAGTATAGAATGCATATCCGGAAGCATCCAGCAAAGACTTTGTCATCCTCGGATCAGCCTGTTGTGTTAGATAAAGAAACTCAAAGCTTGATAAGTTTGACGAGGTCTGATTCACCACAAAGTCCGCTTATTGATGGAGGTTTGTTCAGTAATAATGGACATAGCTCAGAGGAGGCAGAGGATGAAGAGAAATCTGATGGACGTAGCTGGAGAAGTGTTTCAAATAAGAAGAAACAAGGGTTGGATCTTGAGCTTTGA
- the LOC125580519 gene encoding cytoplasmic tRNA 2-thiolation protein 2-like: protein MACNSSGCESGGCYGREKDNGRKAVDVKETVTLCVKCKCNEPMTFGDGGSDDGRFCAECFRSNVYGKFRLAVTSHAMITPSDNVLVAFSGGSSSRVALQFVHELQVKALKNYEASRDRSLPVFGVGVAFVDESAAYPALYGGVSDAIAWVRSTVLSLSPPGKDLHVVPIESVFGSDSVEARDRLVKLLDSVSDETGKEDLLLHLKMLSLQKVASENGYNRLVVGSCTSRLASHVLTATVKGRGYSLSADIQHVDARWKVPIVLPLRDCVWQEITRLCHLDGLKTVELARHPQSGINDLVSSFVALLQEENPSRECTIVRTAAKLTPFYFNKIPETDDSCVPMATQRRLKKFNLKYDGSMTTEAFCPICNCPLNGSDSSEDESDALYAASCSSCRFQILPQDGSSLEQFGSLLPHHMISQVKHHQKVDSQTYLREKIKDCLLLDDEEAV, encoded by the exons ATGGCTTGTAATTCATCTGGCTGCGAGTCCGGTGGTTGCTATGGCCGTGAGAAGGATAATGGACGCAAGGCTGTTGATGTTAAGGAGACTGTTACTCTCTGCGTCAAGTGTAAATGCAATGAGCCTATGACTTTCGGTGATGGTGGCTCAGACGACGGGAGATTCTGCGCAGAATGTTTCAGGAGCAACGTCTATGGGAAGTTCCGTCTCGCTGTTACTTCACACGCCATGATCACTCCTTCGGATAACGTCCTTGTTGCCTTCTCCGGCGGTTCGTCTTCCAG GGTTGCTCTTCAATTCGTGCACGAGCTTCAAGTCAAGGCTTTGAAGAATTACGAGGCGAGTCGAGATAGGTCTTTACCTGTGTTTGGCGTTGGTGTTGCGTTTGTGGATGAGAGTGCAGCTTATCCTGCTCTTTACGGTGGAGTGAGTGATGCTATTGCGTGGGTTCGGTCCACTGTGTTGAGTCTGTCGCCACCTGGAAAGGATCTTCATGTTGTTCCTATCGAGAGTGTGTTTGGTTCGGACTCTGTTGAAGCACGGGATAGGCTTGTGAAGCTGTTGGATTCCGTTAGTGATGAGACTGGAAAGGAAGACCTTTTGCTGCATCTGAAGATGTTGTCTTTGCAAAAG GTTGCCTCTGAGAATGGGTACAACAGATTAGTGGTGGGATCGTGCACGTCGAGACTCGCTTCCCATGTTCTTACGGCCACTGTCAAG GGACGAGGCTATTCACTATCAGCAGATATTCAGCATGTTGATGCGAGATGGAAGGTCCCCATTGTGCTTCCACTTCGTGATTGTGTTTGGCAGGAAATAACTAGACTCTGCCATTTGGATGG TCTAAAGACTGTGGAGTTAGCTCGTCATCCTCAATCCGGGATCAATGACTTGGTGTCTTCATTTGTCGCTCTGTTGCAG GAAGAGAATCCTTCACGGGAGTGCACAATAGTACGCACAGCTGCAAAGCTTACTCCGTTTTACTTCAACAAAATTCCTGAAACGGACGACTCTTGCGTTCCTATGGCCACTCAGAGGCGTCTAAAGAAATTCAATCTCAAATACGACGGTTCCATGACTACTGAAGCATTCTGTCCTATCTGCAACTGCCCGCTAAATGGATCAGACTCATCGGAAGATGAGTCTGATGCCCTGTATGCCGCTAGCTGTTCAAGTTGCCGGTTTCAAATACTTCCACAAGATGGATCATCTCTTGAGCAATTTGGATCCTTACTTCCTCATCACATGATCTCCCAAGTGAAGCATCATCAAAAAGTTGACAGCCAAACATATCTGAG ggaGAAGATAAAAGACTGTTTGCTCTTGGACGATGAAGAGGCTGTCTGA